A genomic window from Candidatus Lokiarchaeota archaeon includes:
- a CDS encoding FAD-binding protein yields the protein MEDSPSYKTILCDVLVVGAGGAGCRAAIEAEQHNADVIMLSKEMLGKAHTSMAEGGMNVAIGNVDPDDDPEVHFKDTVVGGNYINNQELVEILVDEAPDRIYDLEEMGAVFDRTPQGKIAQRPFGKQTYRRTAYASDRTGSEIMVTLTEAIRKSSVRVFDEMFATKILVKDGRAAGVTAIDLKYGDYVVFRAKSIVMATGGAGRIFKVTSNAALDVGDGYAMAYEAGCEMIDMEMCQFHPTGMIKPESAKGRLVTEAVRGEGGILLNSEGERFMDKYYPKVMELAGRDQVARSIMTEVREGRGSPDGGVYLSIAHLPKRIIEYRLESMIEQFGDAGVDIREEPMQVSPTAHHLMGGIKVDANASSTLPGLYAAGECMGGLHGGNRLGGNALADTQVFGALAGENAAKFANEHGLPGMDIDDVKGEFSRVETMLRRKEGISPADARDELTSLMWDKVQIFRDDEGLAEAVEDLKRIEEEVVPNIKVDVPIKRFNPGWHQAIEFGHMVITSRLVAEAAFMRKGSRGAHYRSDADRNDKGYYNIVIRKGEDGEPELRKEDLVITRITPP from the coding sequence TTGGAAGATTCACCTAGTTATAAGACAATATTATGCGATGTTTTGGTTGTAGGTGCTGGTGGTGCTGGCTGTCGTGCCGCTATTGAAGCAGAACAGCACAATGCTGACGTGATTATGCTTAGCAAGGAGATGCTTGGCAAGGCCCACACATCCATGGCCGAAGGTGGTATGAATGTAGCCATCGGAAATGTAGATCCTGATGATGATCCTGAAGTTCATTTCAAAGACACAGTTGTGGGCGGAAATTACATCAACAACCAAGAATTAGTCGAGATACTTGTTGATGAAGCGCCAGACCGAATATACGATCTCGAAGAAATGGGTGCAGTATTCGATAGAACTCCACAGGGCAAAATCGCACAGCGCCCATTCGGAAAACAGACCTATCGGAGAACTGCCTATGCTTCAGACCGCACAGGCTCAGAAATCATGGTCACACTTACCGAAGCGATTCGAAAGAGCTCTGTTCGCGTTTTCGACGAAATGTTTGCTACTAAAATCCTGGTGAAGGACGGCAGAGCTGCAGGAGTTACTGCTATTGATCTCAAGTACGGGGACTATGTTGTCTTCCGAGCAAAATCAATTGTTATGGCCACAGGTGGTGCAGGTCGTATTTTCAAGGTCACAAGCAATGCAGCCCTCGATGTCGGTGATGGTTATGCTATGGCCTATGAAGCAGGCTGCGAAATGATTGATATGGAAATGTGCCAATTTCACCCGACTGGCATGATTAAGCCTGAATCTGCAAAGGGGAGACTCGTTACCGAGGCCGTTCGGGGCGAAGGTGGTATACTCCTGAATAGTGAAGGGGAACGCTTCATGGACAAGTACTATCCGAAGGTTATGGAGCTGGCTGGTCGAGACCAAGTGGCGAGGTCTATCATGACTGAAGTCAGAGAAGGACGTGGATCTCCTGATGGAGGGGTTTACCTCAGTATCGCTCATCTACCAAAGCGAATCATCGAATACCGGCTTGAGAGTATGATTGAGCAGTTTGGTGACGCTGGAGTAGATATCCGCGAAGAGCCTATGCAAGTATCACCCACGGCTCATCACTTGATGGGCGGCATCAAGGTAGATGCGAACGCTTCATCGACATTACCTGGCCTGTATGCTGCAGGTGAATGTATGGGCGGACTTCACGGTGGAAACCGTTTGGGTGGTAATGCTTTAGCTGACACTCAAGTTTTCGGTGCCCTGGCAGGTGAGAATGCAGCCAAATTCGCGAACGAACATGGTCTCCCCGGAATGGATATTGACGATGTCAAAGGGGAATTCAGCCGGGTTGAGACGATGTTGCGGCGGAAGGAAGGAATTTCGCCAGCTGATGCCCGAGACGAATTGACCAGTCTGATGTGGGATAAGGTGCAGATTTTCAGAGATGATGAAGGTCTCGCAGAAGCTGTTGAGGATCTGAAGCGCATTGAAGAAGAGGTTGTTCCCAACATCAAAGTAGATGTACCAATCAAGCGATTCAATCCGGGATGGCATCAGGCTATTGAATTTGGCCACATGGTGATTACTTCTCGCTTAGTCGCTGAAGCTGCTTTCATGCGAAAGGGCAGCAGAGGTGCTCACTACCGCAGTGACGCAGACCGCAATGATAAGGGCTATTACAATATTGTCATTCGAAAAGGCGAAGACGGGGAACCCGAGCTCCGGAAGGAAGATCTCGTGATAACTCGCATCACGCCACCATGA
- the hypA gene encoding hydrogenase maturation nickel metallochaperone HypA, protein MHEFSAACSIRDTALEAAKGHDVKQILGVNVEVGEFTFLMPQQLKFNFEIATEGTILEGAELNIEKVKGSIRCAECGFEGEAQSPDDVPPEIAAFAPMKCPKCKSSNTTITGGRGFVITNIEAELDSDES, encoded by the coding sequence ATGCACGAATTTTCAGCCGCGTGTTCCATTCGTGATACTGCATTGGAAGCAGCAAAAGGCCATGATGTGAAGCAGATTCTGGGCGTTAACGTGGAGGTCGGTGAATTCACCTTTCTGATGCCTCAACAACTGAAATTCAATTTTGAAATAGCCACTGAAGGTACCATTCTTGAAGGTGCTGAGCTTAATATCGAGAAAGTTAAGGGGAGCATTCGGTGTGCAGAATGTGGCTTCGAAGGGGAAGCACAGAGCCCAGATGATGTTCCCCCTGAAATTGCAGCCTTCGCTCCTATGAAGTGTCCAAAATGCAAAAGCAGCAATACCACCATTACTGGCGGTCGCGGATTCGTAATCACCAATATAGAAGCAGAGCTCGATTCGGATGAATCCTAA
- the hypE gene encoding hydrogenase expression/formation protein HypE, producing MDMEKIENSHGAGGKIMQQLLEEVIIPSFGNRRLGPIGLDEMDDGATLLSDHGNLIVCSDAHTVQPLSFPGGSIGTLTACGTVNDLAVMGAKPLAMTNTIIVEEGFEIQRLAQILKDLNSIIEPLGIAMIAGDTKVMPRGTIDQLVFSTTGIGVSYLEEPITDRGALPGDDVIVTGPIGDHGTTLLAHREGLDFDTDLISDVAPLWEPLRDCLDIGGVHSMKDPTRGGSSVALNEIASKSNAQIVIEDGEVPVRPAVRSLCEILGLDFFNMSCEGTAVMVVDSEKTDDLLDVLHRHAATKEAKAIGKVEAGPARVILETGIGGRKVIQVPYGEPVPRVC from the coding sequence ATGGACATGGAGAAAATAGAAAATTCACACGGGGCTGGTGGAAAGATTATGCAACAGCTCCTGGAAGAGGTAATAATCCCATCATTTGGTAATCGGAGATTAGGTCCGATTGGCTTAGATGAAATGGATGATGGTGCAACACTCCTGTCTGATCATGGAAACCTGATTGTGTGTAGCGATGCCCATACAGTACAGCCTCTGAGTTTCCCCGGTGGAAGCATAGGCACGTTGACCGCCTGCGGTACTGTTAATGACTTGGCTGTAATGGGCGCAAAACCCCTTGCTATGACCAATACCATAATTGTAGAAGAGGGGTTCGAAATACAACGATTGGCTCAGATTCTCAAGGATTTGAACAGCATCATTGAGCCACTTGGTATTGCCATGATTGCAGGTGATACCAAGGTCATGCCTCGAGGCACCATCGATCAACTGGTCTTCTCCACAACGGGTATAGGTGTGAGTTACCTTGAAGAACCGATTACTGATAGAGGTGCCCTTCCTGGAGATGATGTTATTGTTACGGGTCCTATTGGTGATCATGGCACCACCCTCTTAGCTCATCGTGAAGGCCTTGACTTCGATACCGACTTGATAAGTGATGTCGCCCCACTGTGGGAACCTTTGCGCGACTGTCTGGATATTGGTGGCGTACATTCAATGAAAGACCCTACTAGAGGTGGCAGCTCTGTTGCTCTCAACGAAATTGCTTCAAAATCCAATGCCCAGATTGTTATTGAGGACGGAGAAGTACCTGTTCGCCCCGCCGTTAGATCACTCTGTGAGATATTAGGCCTAGATTTCTTCAATATGAGCTGTGAAGGTACCGCAGTTATGGTCGTTGATTCTGAGAAAACAGACGATTTACTTGATGTCCTACACCGTCACGCTGCAACCAAAGAAGCCAAAGCTATCGGTAAAGTAGAAGCTGGCCCTGCGAGAGTCATTCTTGAAACAGGAATCGGTGGGCGAAAAGTGATTCAGGTCCCGTATGGTGAACCAGTTCCAAGGGTCTGTTAG
- a CDS encoding FAD-binding protein: MTDPYPEHMMESVRRVNATRDERKDMEFDRIPEEESDELLRQWHPDYRKSDPAFFRELAIGPAKGKVVPTEVANVLEAYPRVDPADVDLSEVEYSTELLVIGTGGAGLSAILWANNEGIAMEDILVSTALRLGDSNSKMSQGGIQACDGEDDSPMIHWLDVLSGGHWTNDRPLARDLVEKGPLAIKWLESLGATFDKEQDGDMQLLMAGGASRKRIHSCKDYTGLELTRVLMDEALSRDVNTLEFCPTVSLLTDGSGAVAGGLLWNMETEEYHVVRSKATVIATGGFGRLHVAGFPTTNHYAATCDGLVSAYRVGADIIHMQSTQYHPTGAAYPEQIVGLLVTEKCRSMGAQLVNDDGEAFIYPLEPRDVESAAELKEIGEGRGITTPTGQDGIWLDTPMIDEKRGEGALEDGLAAIYRLFTRFGIDPTEYPVLVHPTLHYQNGGIAINRETQVVKPDGSPIENLFASGETTGGVHGDNRLMGNSWLEIVVFGRKSGISAAKHAKKAKMPKKSDLSLAHLDRYSKELEKAGIETERRTPIILPNYLGQNTMKATGYGKEKPFKRRLDLFA; the protein is encoded by the coding sequence ATGACAGACCCATATCCGGAACATATGATGGAATCAGTAAGGCGAGTCAATGCTACCAGAGATGAACGCAAAGACATGGAGTTCGACAGGATTCCGGAGGAGGAATCCGACGAGCTTCTGAGACAATGGCATCCCGACTATAGGAAATCGGATCCTGCTTTCTTCCGGGAACTAGCTATCGGCCCGGCAAAAGGGAAAGTCGTGCCAACAGAGGTTGCAAATGTCTTGGAGGCCTATCCCCGTGTGGATCCTGCTGATGTAGATTTGTCCGAAGTAGAGTACAGCACGGAGCTTCTTGTGATTGGCACTGGTGGAGCCGGTCTTTCTGCTATCCTCTGGGCGAATAACGAAGGGATAGCAATGGAAGACATCCTTGTTTCGACTGCCCTTCGATTGGGTGACTCTAACAGCAAAATGAGCCAAGGCGGCATACAGGCGTGCGATGGAGAGGATGATTCTCCAATGATTCACTGGCTTGATGTCTTGTCTGGGGGCCACTGGACAAATGACCGGCCGCTGGCTCGAGACCTAGTTGAGAAGGGCCCACTCGCAATCAAATGGCTTGAATCACTGGGAGCTACATTCGATAAGGAACAGGATGGAGATATGCAGCTTCTCATGGCAGGAGGTGCTTCACGGAAGCGAATACACAGTTGCAAGGACTATACCGGCCTTGAACTGACCAGAGTCCTTATGGATGAAGCGCTTAGCCGCGATGTTAACACCCTTGAGTTTTGTCCCACCGTATCTCTTCTAACGGATGGGAGTGGTGCTGTCGCTGGTGGACTACTATGGAACATGGAAACCGAAGAATATCATGTAGTACGTTCAAAGGCTACCGTCATTGCAACAGGTGGCTTTGGTCGGCTACATGTTGCTGGCTTTCCTACCACTAACCACTATGCAGCGACCTGTGACGGATTGGTTTCAGCTTATAGAGTGGGCGCAGATATCATCCACATGCAATCAACCCAATATCATCCCACTGGTGCGGCGTACCCTGAGCAAATCGTTGGTTTGCTAGTCACAGAAAAGTGCAGAAGTATGGGAGCCCAGCTGGTTAATGATGATGGCGAGGCTTTCATCTATCCATTGGAGCCACGAGACGTCGAATCTGCGGCAGAATTGAAAGAAATCGGGGAAGGAAGAGGTATTACTACTCCCACGGGTCAAGATGGGATTTGGCTCGATACCCCGATGATTGATGAGAAGCGCGGTGAAGGAGCACTCGAAGACGGCCTTGCTGCTATCTACCGCCTTTTCACACGTTTTGGTATTGACCCGACAGAATACCCTGTTTTGGTGCATCCCACACTCCACTATCAGAATGGTGGAATCGCAATCAATCGCGAGACTCAGGTTGTGAAACCCGACGGCAGCCCGATTGAGAACCTCTTCGCCTCTGGTGAAACCACGGGTGGTGTTCATGGCGACAACCGTCTGATGGGCAACTCATGGCTGGAAATCGTTGTATTTGGTCGCAAGTCCGGCATAAGCGCGGCCAAGCATGCGAAGAAGGCAAAAATGCCAAAGAAATCTGATCTTTCTCTTGCCCATCTCGATAGGTATTCTAAGGAACTGGAGAAAGCTGGTATAGAGACTGAGCGTAGGACCCCCATCATCCTCCCCAACTATCTCGGACAGAATACCATGAAAGCCACTGGCTACGGCAAAGAGAAACCGTTCAAGCGGCGCCTCGACCTATTTGCCTGA
- a CDS encoding 30S ribosomal protein S8e translates to MGVWHRRSRRTKTGARKSRFKSKRKYELGRTPTETVMGEPKRRRIDSRGSHKKTPALRLNMVNVTDPEKGETSRAELEDVIKNPANMDYQRRKVITKGTIIKTSKGKARVTSRPGQDGVLNAVLI, encoded by the coding sequence ATGGGTGTCTGGCATCGCAGATCTCGGAGAACTAAGACCGGCGCAAGGAAAAGCCGATTCAAGAGCAAAAGGAAGTACGAACTTGGACGGACACCGACTGAGACTGTAATGGGCGAACCTAAACGCCGACGGATTGATAGTAGAGGCAGTCACAAGAAGACACCAGCACTCCGCCTTAACATGGTCAACGTAACAGATCCAGAGAAGGGTGAGACATCGCGTGCAGAATTGGAGGATGTCATCAAAAACCCTGCAAATATGGATTACCAGCGTAGGAAAGTCATTACAAAGGGTACCATCATCAAGACTTCAAAGGGCAAGGCGAGAGTAACAAGCCGACCGGGTCAAGATGGAGTATTGAACGCAGTTCTTATCTGA
- the smc gene encoding chromosome segregation protein SMC, with protein MLVHIERLECKGFKSFGRKKVSIKFNPGFTCIVGPNGSGKSNVVDAILFVLGQLSAKTLRANVFADLLYSPPKPNMPPEAKSATVKLYFNNRDRKLQVESDKVVIERELDESGRSTCRVNGKVVTRSTVVDILGGIGVDPNGYNLVLQGEIAQIVKSSPTQRRELIEEIAGISAYDEQKEKALKKLTESENNLGKVEMQLRERQRQLDKLEEERGDALQYQKTRQLKRETRIDSLAWNIVKSESRIETIKETLAEKAEEYEQLEKELHNTIQKIENTEEEIGRIDDEIDQIAGEDSARISERFGVVSAAVEHLIEELDEANRSLNEAKTRKERKEERLEKIKEEIQKLNEKHGLKQDYLEEVTEEVSSVETKIERLEKRFEEEQSNYYRITQELQQYNNKMRSLDESIAQIRSTIKSNNRELGYAYEELRDSKEGLKRVTGEVAQLEKEIPERAQNIEQMKTSERSKRNEFQDIEEQLERVNAEVDETTKVLSSTREELIRLQARQDALKEAEESFLKRREAVARVLELRDAGAIEGIHGTVAELGTIDPDYAVAMEIAGGSRLSYVVVENEKTATKCINALKTERVGRASFIPLNKIKTRSPGKLPDNEGVVGFALNLVNFDPKFRPAFEFAFSDTLITEDFRTTKRMGFSGWRAVSLEGDIVERSGLVTGGHYQHKSRGLTLQVKDESPQIIEKLNGLKKILGDLRAKQESLRNRKEQLEKEINQLGNERYRQEIKLDRLKGNLSENEERRSRLTERIHKLNITIEELESQTEELQEKDEQLTSERNRVRRERDDCNERLAKSDAAQINQDLKDLKKVLEHEKQKRERTEKEITKIRLTIDERLSPRADELANDVESIERTLPELKEHIQELEYKLRKKKSEYQELQTKREEIEDAVKDKRVYQLDLKEEVRNLRLRHEEIREEQTSNEKAVYRLQTEQSKLEEETVAFSAELDEIADKDKELEKRRDAEELTYSEIEDLEEEVKEFQRELEEMGPVNLKALTDYDIEKEKYNEIVEKKARLEEEHKEILSFMEELEQEKTRKFLEVYNEIADNFSEVFAKLSPGGEAHLMLENPEHPLMGGITVKSKPRGKDLVSLEAMSGGEKTITGLALIFSIQMYNPASFYIFDEIDAALDDVNAHSVATLISEMSKTSQFIVISLRDTTVRKADKLVGVSNQDGISSIVTVDLEEVAATA; from the coding sequence ATATTGGTACACATCGAACGGCTTGAATGTAAAGGCTTCAAATCCTTTGGCCGGAAAAAAGTATCAATAAAGTTCAATCCGGGGTTCACATGTATTGTGGGTCCAAATGGGTCAGGCAAGTCCAATGTAGTTGACGCTATTCTTTTTGTACTTGGACAACTCAGCGCTAAAACACTTAGAGCAAATGTTTTTGCGGATCTACTCTATTCACCTCCAAAGCCGAATATGCCTCCGGAGGCAAAATCAGCAACTGTTAAGCTGTATTTCAACAACAGAGATCGCAAGCTCCAAGTCGAGTCTGATAAGGTAGTAATCGAGAGAGAACTAGATGAATCGGGAAGGTCAACATGTCGAGTAAATGGAAAGGTTGTTACTCGTTCGACAGTAGTAGACATCCTCGGGGGCATTGGCGTTGATCCCAACGGATACAATCTGGTACTTCAAGGGGAAATAGCTCAGATTGTGAAATCCAGCCCAACACAGAGACGAGAACTCATAGAAGAAATAGCAGGCATCTCTGCGTACGATGAGCAAAAGGAGAAAGCGCTGAAGAAGCTTACCGAGAGCGAGAACAATCTTGGAAAAGTGGAAATGCAACTCCGAGAACGTCAACGGCAACTTGACAAGCTAGAGGAGGAAAGGGGCGATGCACTACAGTACCAGAAAACACGCCAACTTAAACGAGAGACTAGAATTGACAGCCTCGCTTGGAATATTGTGAAATCAGAAAGCCGAATTGAGACGATCAAAGAGACCCTTGCAGAAAAGGCCGAGGAGTATGAACAGCTCGAAAAGGAGCTCCACAATACTATTCAAAAAATAGAGAATACAGAAGAAGAGATTGGAAGAATAGATGATGAAATTGATCAGATTGCGGGTGAAGATTCAGCGCGAATATCAGAAAGGTTTGGTGTCGTGTCAGCTGCTGTAGAGCATTTGATAGAGGAACTAGATGAGGCCAATCGTAGTCTCAATGAAGCAAAAACAAGGAAAGAAAGGAAAGAAGAGAGACTTGAAAAGATTAAAGAAGAAATTCAAAAACTGAATGAGAAACATGGCCTAAAACAGGATTACCTAGAAGAGGTTACCGAAGAAGTTTCATCAGTAGAAACCAAGATTGAGCGATTGGAAAAGAGATTCGAAGAAGAACAGTCCAATTACTATAGGATTACACAGGAACTACAGCAATACAACAACAAGATGCGTTCTCTTGATGAAAGCATAGCACAGATTAGATCCACAATCAAATCAAATAACAGAGAATTGGGCTATGCCTATGAGGAACTTAGAGACAGTAAGGAGGGGCTGAAGCGGGTAACGGGAGAGGTAGCACAGCTTGAGAAGGAGATACCAGAGAGGGCCCAGAACATAGAGCAAATGAAAACATCAGAAAGATCCAAACGAAACGAGTTCCAGGACATCGAAGAGCAACTCGAAAGGGTCAATGCAGAAGTAGATGAAACGACCAAGGTCCTGTCATCTACGAGAGAAGAGTTAATCAGATTACAGGCCAGACAAGATGCGCTGAAAGAAGCTGAAGAATCGTTCCTGAAACGTAGAGAAGCAGTTGCTAGAGTATTGGAACTACGAGATGCAGGTGCTATAGAAGGGATTCATGGCACGGTCGCAGAATTAGGTACGATTGACCCAGATTATGCCGTTGCAATGGAAATAGCGGGTGGTAGCCGTCTTTCATATGTGGTTGTGGAAAACGAGAAAACTGCAACAAAATGCATAAACGCGTTGAAGACTGAACGGGTTGGAAGAGCCTCATTCATTCCCCTAAATAAGATAAAAACGAGGTCTCCTGGAAAACTTCCCGATAATGAGGGAGTAGTTGGATTTGCACTCAATCTTGTGAATTTCGATCCGAAGTTCCGCCCAGCCTTTGAATTCGCCTTTTCGGATACTCTGATAACCGAAGATTTCAGAACAACGAAGAGAATGGGATTTAGTGGGTGGAGGGCAGTTTCACTAGAAGGAGATATTGTTGAACGATCAGGTTTGGTTACGGGTGGACACTATCAGCACAAATCGAGGGGTCTCACCTTACAGGTGAAAGATGAAAGCCCCCAAATCATCGAGAAGCTAAATGGTCTCAAGAAAATATTAGGCGACTTGCGAGCTAAGCAGGAATCCCTCCGTAATCGAAAGGAACAGTTGGAGAAAGAAATAAACCAACTCGGAAATGAAAGATATAGACAAGAAATTAAGCTTGATAGACTAAAGGGGAACTTGTCCGAAAACGAAGAGAGAAGGTCTCGCCTAACTGAGCGAATTCATAAGTTGAATATAACAATCGAAGAGCTGGAATCTCAGACTGAAGAGCTCCAAGAGAAGGACGAACAACTGACCAGTGAACGAAATCGAGTAAGAAGAGAACGTGATGATTGTAACGAGAGATTAGCAAAATCGGATGCAGCACAGATAAACCAAGATCTCAAGGATTTGAAGAAAGTTCTAGAGCACGAGAAACAAAAAAGGGAGAGAACTGAGAAAGAGATAACAAAAATCAGACTCACTATTGATGAGAGATTGTCACCAAGAGCAGATGAACTGGCAAATGATGTTGAATCTATAGAGAGAACCCTTCCTGAGCTGAAAGAGCACATACAGGAATTGGAGTACAAACTAAGGAAGAAGAAGAGCGAGTATCAGGAGCTGCAGACCAAAAGAGAAGAAATCGAAGATGCGGTCAAGGACAAGAGAGTCTATCAACTTGACTTAAAGGAAGAAGTCAGGAATCTCCGCCTTCGTCATGAGGAAATACGAGAAGAGCAGACATCCAATGAGAAAGCGGTATATCGGCTTCAAACCGAACAGAGTAAGCTGGAAGAAGAAACTGTCGCTTTTTCGGCTGAATTGGATGAAATTGCTGATAAAGACAAGGAACTGGAGAAACGAAGAGACGCTGAAGAGTTAACATATAGCGAGATTGAGGATTTGGAGGAGGAGGTTAAAGAATTCCAGCGCGAATTGGAAGAGATGGGGCCCGTAAATCTTAAGGCCTTAACAGACTACGATATTGAGAAAGAGAAATACAACGAGATTGTTGAGAAGAAGGCCAGGCTTGAAGAAGAACACAAAGAGATTCTGAGTTTTATGGAGGAGCTAGAACAGGAAAAGACTCGAAAATTCTTAGAAGTCTATAATGAAATAGCCGACAATTTCTCTGAAGTTTTCGCTAAACTATCACCGGGAGGAGAAGCACATCTGATGCTCGAAAATCCCGAACATCCACTCATGGGAGGCATTACGGTCAAATCCAAGCCTAGAGGAAAAGATTTGGTATCGCTGGAAGCTATGAGTGGTGGGGAGAAAACAATAACAGGTTTGGCACTGATCTTCTCCATCCAAATGTATAACCCTGCGAGTTTCTACATTTTCGATGAAATTGATGCCGCCCTGGATGATGTTAATGCTCATAGCGTCGCAACACTCATATCTGAAATGTCCAAGACATCTCAATTCATTGTGATATCACTCAGAGATACTACAGTTCGTAAGGCAGATAAACTCGTAGGCGTTTCAAACCAAGATGGTATATCCAGTATTGTCACAGTTGATTTAGAAGAGGTGGCAGCTACAGCATGA
- a CDS encoding succinate dehydrogenase/fumarate reductase iron-sulfur subunit — MSKETVKTKVQRYNPDVDDAPYFEEYDVEFEPGMTVLDVLLYIQDKYDSSLAFRWECRGGQCGSCAVTVNTIARIACRTKVDPDEELVIEPMDKMPVIKDLVVDLEQTIGRLRRTRPYVSRDKRPERPEIIHSSEIEKLREIRKCIECSACIANCPVIKETWDYAGPMIIRQLARLELDPRDVEDRVSMALDESVYYCTTCKLCEDICPKDIKIPSLAVELLRAKAVDAGYPLPEGAQTFVERMQETGRSVSRKETPLLEEIETEEFFVENPQGRVAFFTGCLIDYRMQNTGEALIEVLNQNNVDVVVPKEQWCCASPAFRTGAMETAKEAARKTTQIFEDAMEKWDFDTVIVACAGCGKTMREDHYPLIEEERGEPPKFKVMDLTEYLIEVLGKENMVPPKGELDLKVTYHEPCHLGRGQGVVNEPLEILKMVPGIEYIDDPYKNRCCGAGGGVRAGQRDLSMKIADTKREYILDTGAELVTTECPFCTIQLKDLLQGTGIEALYLPDLLLESYRKGSQGE, encoded by the coding sequence ATGTCCAAGGAAACTGTCAAGACGAAAGTTCAGCGATATAACCCTGATGTCGATGATGCCCCATACTTTGAAGAGTATGATGTAGAATTCGAACCGGGTATGACCGTGCTGGATGTACTTCTTTACATCCAAGACAAATACGACTCGAGTCTGGCATTCCGCTGGGAATGCAGAGGCGGACAATGCGGTTCCTGTGCAGTTACAGTAAACACAATTGCCCGTATTGCCTGCAGGACAAAGGTCGATCCTGATGAGGAACTGGTTATCGAGCCGATGGATAAGATGCCTGTCATAAAGGACCTGGTAGTTGATTTAGAACAAACTATTGGGAGGCTGCGACGGACTCGTCCATATGTATCACGAGATAAAAGACCAGAACGCCCTGAGATAATTCACTCCAGTGAGATTGAAAAGCTGCGTGAGATTCGGAAATGTATCGAATGTAGCGCTTGTATTGCAAACTGTCCGGTCATCAAGGAAACTTGGGATTATGCAGGACCAATGATTATCCGGCAGCTTGCACGACTTGAGCTCGATCCACGAGATGTTGAAGACAGAGTATCGATGGCTCTTGACGAATCCGTGTATTACTGTACAACCTGCAAGCTTTGTGAGGACATTTGTCCGAAGGACATTAAGATACCAAGTCTAGCGGTAGAACTTCTACGAGCGAAAGCAGTAGATGCTGGTTATCCACTCCCAGAGGGGGCACAGACTTTCGTGGAACGTATGCAGGAAACCGGCCGCTCAGTATCTCGGAAGGAAACTCCCCTTCTTGAAGAAATAGAGACAGAGGAATTCTTCGTAGAGAACCCTCAGGGGCGTGTAGCGTTCTTCACAGGATGTCTTATTGATTATAGAATGCAGAATACGGGTGAGGCACTAATCGAGGTTCTTAATCAGAACAATGTCGATGTCGTGGTTCCCAAAGAACAATGGTGCTGCGCAAGTCCTGCCTTCAGAACGGGTGCCATGGAGACTGCTAAAGAAGCAGCGAGAAAAACCACACAGATTTTTGAAGATGCTATGGAAAAATGGGATTTCGACACAGTCATTGTTGCATGTGCTGGCTGCGGAAAGACGATGAGGGAAGACCACTATCCACTCATTGAGGAAGAACGCGGAGAGCCTCCAAAGTTCAAGGTTATGGACCTTACCGAATATCTGATTGAGGTGCTGGGTAAAGAAAACATGGTCCCACCAAAAGGTGAACTCGATTTGAAAGTCACATATCATGAGCCCTGCCACTTGGGCAGAGGTCAAGGAGTTGTCAATGAGCCGCTAGAAATTCTCAAGATGGTCCCAGGAATTGAGTATATTGACGACCCATACAAGAATCGGTGTTGTGGGGCTGGTGGTGGTGTACGAGCTGGACAACGGGATCTCTCTATGAAAATCGCTGATACAAAACGGGAGTATATATTGGACACGGGGGCAGAGCTTGTAACTACTGAATGCCCCTTCTGTACAATTCAACTGAAAGACCTTCTGCAAGGCACAGGAATCGAGGCCTTATATCTACCAGATTTGCTGCTCGAATCCTATAGAAAAGGAAGCCAGGGAGAATAA